CAACCGCATCGTCGAGGCGTACGACAAGAACCCCTCGCTGGAGAGCCTGCTGGTCGACCCGTACTTCGCGGACGCCGTCGCCGAGGGTGAAGCGGCCTGGCGTCGCATCGTCGGGATCGCGGCAGCGTCGGGGATCCCGGCGCCCGGGTTCTCGTCGGCGCTGGCGTACTTCGACTCGCTCGCGTCCGACCGGCTGCCGGCCTCGCTCATCCAGGGGCAGCGGGACTTCTTCGGCGCGCACACCTACCAGCGGGTCGACAAGGACGGCACGTTCCACACGCTGTGGTCCGACGACGACCGCCGCGAGGTCGAACAGGAGCCGTCGACGCACTGAGCGCCCGGCGCTGACCGACCCGCGTCACGAGACCGCACCGACACGAGGGCCCCGCCGGACCGGCGGGGCCCTCGCCACGTCTGGTCGGCGCGACGTCGCCTGCGGTGCTCGCTACGCGACGATGCGTTCGCGAGCGAGGTCGGCGACGAGCCGCTCGAGCCGTGGACCCCGACCGACCATGCGCCGGGAGCCCGGGCCGGAACGGACGAAGAACGTCGCGACGGCCGGGGTGTCGTCCATCCGGACGTGGTGCAGCACGACCGCGGTGCCGCGCGCGCCGGTCGGCGTCCGTTCGTCCTCGAGCCCGACGTGCACCATCCGCGACCACCGGATCACGAGCATCCGGGTCGCCCGGCGCTCGTCGAGCTCCCAGAGCGATGCCTCGGTCGCGCCGAACGCCCACGTCACCCGGTCGCCGAGCGCGAGGCCCGGGCGGAGGTCGGCCACGGAGCGCCGCAGTTCCTCCGTCGGCGCCGCCGGGACGAGCCACACCGTCGGGTCGATGCGGCGGATCGCGAGCGCGAGCGCCTCGTCCTCACGACGGAGCCGCACGCCGCGAGCACGCACGAGGGCGAACAGGATGAGGGCCACACCGACCGCGATGGCGACCGCCTCGGTGATGCCGAACCACACGAGATCGGTGTCCGGCGAGGTGGTGACCACGACGATGCGGACCGCGAGCAGCGCCGCCCAGACCCCGACGATGGTCCATCGCAGGGCCGCGAACTTGCGGGCCGTCGACCACGGCGTGCGCTCATCCCGTCGCACACGACCGGACCGGGGAACGCGGTCGGGTCGCCTCAGCACCCCCTGATCGTCGCACGGATCGCGGTGCGTGTGCTGGCCGTGTCATGAACGTGGACGGTCGGCCGTTCTCCACGGATGCACAGCGTCCAGCGAGCGCGTGGGCGGGACGACCTACGATCTGCGGTGTGTGGAAGACGTGGGCAGCAGTCGTCGGGGTGATCGCCGCCGTCGTGTTCCTCGCTGCGGCCGAGCTCGTGGCGGTGTTCCTCGGCGGCGCGGGCAGCCCGCTCGTCGGGGTGGGCGGAGCCGTGATCGACCTCGCGCCGCGGGGCGCGAAGGACCTGATGGTCACCCTCTTCGGCACCGGGGACAAGGTCGCGCTCTTCGCGCTGATGTTCGTCCTCGTCGTTGCGATCAGCGCCGGAGCCGGTGTGCTCGAACGTCGACGTCCCCCGGGCGGTGCGGTGGTGTTCGCGATCGGCGGTGTCCTGTCGCTCCTCGCCGTCACGACCCGGTCCGGGAGCGGCTCGCTCGACGGGGCCCCCACCGTGGTCGGCGTGGCCGCGGCGATCATCGTGCTCCGGGTGCTGCTCGCCCGGCTCCGCCGGTGGGAGGCGACCGCGGGCGTCCCGACCGCACAGGCACCCGCAGCGGTCACCGCGGAGCCGGCCGGTCGTGCCGCGGAGCCCGACGGGCGCGCTGCAGGACCCGAGGGGCGCGTCGCGGGACCCGAGCGTCGAGCGTTCCTGGTCTGGGGCGTCGCGACCGCGGCGCTCGCGGTCGTGGTGGGCGGTGCCTCCCGGCTGGGGACGGCGACCATGCAGGCAGCGGTCGCCGCGCGCCGGGCGATCCGCCTGCCGAGTCCCGCGACACCGGCCCCGGCCGTGCCGGCCGGAGCGTCCATCGACGTCGAGGGCATCACGCCCGTCATCACCCCGAACGAAGCGTTCTACCGGATCGACACCGCGCTGAGCGTGCCCCAGGTCGACCCGGCGACGTGGAAGCTCCGGATCCACGGCGCGGTCGACCGAGAGGTCGAGGTCACCTGGGACGAACTGCTCGCGCTCCCGCTCGAAGAGCACGTCGCGACCATGAGCTGCGTGTCGAACGAGGTCGGCGGCGACCTCATCGGGACCGCGCGGTGGCTCGGGTACCCGATACGCGAGCTGCTCGCGAAGGCGGGGCCGCACGAGTCCGCGGACATGGTGCTCTCCACGAGCACCGACGGTTTCACCGCGGGGACCCCGCTCGACGTCCTCCAGGACCGCGGGACGGCGGCGCTCCTGGCTGTCGGGATGAACGGTGAGCCGCTGCCGCCCGAGCACGGCTTCCCGGTGCGCATGGTCGTGCCCGGGCTGTTCGGGTACGTCTCCGCGACCAAGTGGGTGACCGACCTCGAGGTCACCCGGTTCGCCGACGCGCAGGGCTACTGGACCCCTCGGGGCTGGTCGGAGCGGGGGCCGGTCAAGCTCGAGTCGCGGATCGACGTCCCTCGCGGCGGCAGCACCGTGCGGTCCGGCTCGACGGTCGCGGTGGCAGGGGTCGCCTGGCACCCGCACACCGGGGTGAAGCGCGTGCAGGTCCGGGTGGACGACGGCGCGTGGCAGGACGCGACGCTCGCCGACTCGATCTCGGCGGACACGTGGCGCCAGTGGGTCTGGAGGTGGACGCCGACGAAGGGCACGCACCGCCTGCAGGTCCGCGCGACGAGTGCGGACGGCGAGGTGCAGACGAGCGTCGAGCGGCCGCCGGCACCGAACGGGGCGACGGGGTGGCACGAGGTGACGGTCACCGCGTCCTGAGCGCGGGCGGTCGCAGCCGCCTCAGTCCTGCCGCAGCGTCGCGACCACACACGTCCCGTCGACCGTGTCGTCGTGGACGACCTCGGCCGCGAACCCGTTGGCGTCGAACGTCCGCGCAGACGCGGATGCCTGAGACTCCGACACCTCGATGACGACGGCACCGCCCGGTCGGAGCCACGCTCCCGCACCCGCGGCGATCCGTCGATGGAGATCGAGCCCGTCCGGACCGCCGTCGAGGGCCACCCGGTGCTCGTGGTCGCGAGCCTCGGTCGGCATCGTCGCGACGGCGTCGGTCGGCACGTACGGCGCATTGACGGCGATGACGTCGACGGTTCCGCGGAGACGCTCGGGCAGGGCGTCGAACAGGTCCCCCGCGACGACGATGCCGCGATCGCCGATGTTCTCCGCCGCCACGTCGACCGCGTCCGGGTCGATGTCGGACGCCACGAGGTCGAGCGCACCGACCCGCCCGAGCAGTGCGACGGCGATCGCACCCGCCCCGCAGCAGAGGTCGACGACGCGGTCGTACCGGTGCAGTCGTCGAGCCGCCTCGGCCACGACGACGGCGGTCCGGGCACGGGGCACGAACACGCCGCTCG
This is a stretch of genomic DNA from Curtobacterium sp. 458. It encodes these proteins:
- a CDS encoding molybdopterin-dependent oxidoreductase, whose translation is MWKTWAAVVGVIAAVVFLAAAELVAVFLGGAGSPLVGVGGAVIDLAPRGAKDLMVTLFGTGDKVALFALMFVLVVAISAGAGVLERRRPPGGAVVFAIGGVLSLLAVTTRSGSGSLDGAPTVVGVAAAIIVLRVLLARLRRWEATAGVPTAQAPAAVTAEPAGRAAEPDGRAAGPEGRVAGPERRAFLVWGVATAALAVVVGGASRLGTATMQAAVAARRAIRLPSPATPAPAVPAGASIDVEGITPVITPNEAFYRIDTALSVPQVDPATWKLRIHGAVDREVEVTWDELLALPLEEHVATMSCVSNEVGGDLIGTARWLGYPIRELLAKAGPHESADMVLSTSTDGFTAGTPLDVLQDRGTAALLAVGMNGEPLPPEHGFPVRMVVPGLFGYVSATKWVTDLEVTRFADAQGYWTPRGWSERGPVKLESRIDVPRGGSTVRSGSTVAVAGVAWHPHTGVKRVQVRVDDGAWQDATLADSISADTWRQWVWRWTPTKGTHRLQVRATSADGEVQTSVERPPAPNGATGWHEVTVTAS
- a CDS encoding putative protein N(5)-glutamine methyltransferase → MSSAARDALAARLRGGGSVYAEDEADLLLAAGDGDPVRLRGLVQRRLGGEPLEYVLGWAAFDGHRVRVTSGVFVPRARTAVVVAEAARRLHRYDRVVDLCCGAGAIAVALLGRVGALDLVASDIDPDAVDVAAENIGDRGIVVAGDLFDALPERLRGTVDVIAVNAPYVPTDAVATMPTEARDHEHRVALDGGPDGLDLHRRIAAGAGAWLRPGGAVVIEVSESQASASARTFDANGFAAEVVHDDTVDGTCVVATLRQD